TCGCTCGTCCCCTTCTACGTCGGGCACCTGCTGGCGACGCGCCGGCTGGTGGCGGGGCAGGACGCCTGCGTCCCGCCGGGCGGCGGGTGCGCGGAGGCCGCGGCGCCCGTCCTCCTCGGGCTGGTGGTGTGGGGGCCGCTGGTGTGGCTCGCCGTTCTGGCGATCAACGACGCGTTCGACCTGGACGGCGACCTGCGCAACCCGCGCAAGGCGGACGCGCCGCTCGTCGAGGGACGGCTGGGGGTGCGGGGCGCGCTGGTCGCCGCGCACCTGACGGCCGCCGGGGCGCTGCTCGTCGCGCTCACCGTGCGGCCCGCGTTCGCGCTGGTGACGTTCGGGTTCCTCGTGCTCGGGTGGATGTACAGCGTCCCGCCGGTCCGGTTGAAGGACCGGCCGGGGTTCGACGTCGCGACCAACGCGGTCGGGGTGGGCGGTCTCGCGCCGCTCGCGGGCTGGACGGTCGTGCGGCCGGTCGGCGGCTTCCCGTGGGCGATGGCGGTACTGGGCGTCCTGGTGGCGACCGCCCTGTACGTGCCGACGACGGTCACCGACTACAAGGCCGACCTCGCCAGCGGTTACCGGACTATCGCGGTGCGGCTCGGGCCGCGCCGCGCCCACCGGATCGGGCTCGCCGCGTGGACGGCCGCGTGCGCGGGCGCGGTCGCGCTCGCCGCCGCCGGGCACGTGTT
The nucleotide sequence above comes from Actinomadura algeriensis. Encoded proteins:
- a CDS encoding UbiA prenyltransferase family protein, which gives rise to MIVPSGVAAVCAHRTERRTAVPRAWRVLLDLWLLARPAIWLVSLVPFYVGHLLATRRLVAGQDACVPPGGGCAEAAAPVLLGLVVWGPLVWLAVLAINDAFDLDGDLRNPRKADAPLVEGRLGVRGALVAAHLTAAGALLVALTVRPAFALVTFGFLVLGWMYSVPPVRLKDRPGFDVATNAVGVGGLAPLAGWTVVRPVGGFPWAMAVLGVLVATALYVPTTVTDYKADLASGYRTIAVRLGPRRAHRIGLAAWTAACAGAVALAAAGHVFPQRTLWVQAIFAPLLVWLYHRRLGRAREPGEVVHGLVVVCWVFLVPYLVFALAYTSVF